A window of the Bacillus andreraoultii genome harbors these coding sequences:
- the glyQ gene encoding glycine--tRNA ligase subunit alpha: MNIQNMILTLQKHWSNQGCILMQAYDVEKGAGTMSPYTFLRAIGPEPWRVAYVEPSRRPADGRYGENPNRLYQHHQFQVIIKPSPDNIQELYLDSLRALGIDPLQHDIRFVEDNWENPSLGCAGLGWEVWLDGMEITQFTYFQQVGGLECKPVSVEITYGIERLASYIQDKENVFDLEWTEGFTVRDIFGQPEYEHSKYAFETSDSEMLFHLFHVYEKEAHRQMDEGLVHPAYDYVLKCSHVFNLLDAKGEISVTERTAYLARCRNLARKIARTFYDEREKLGFPILNKRKGNDNE, translated from the coding sequence GTCAAATCAAGGATGTATATTAATGCAAGCTTATGATGTTGAAAAAGGTGCAGGAACAATGAGTCCATATACTTTTTTACGAGCAATTGGTCCAGAACCATGGCGTGTTGCTTACGTAGAACCTTCAAGAAGGCCAGCAGATGGTCGATATGGTGAAAACCCTAATCGCCTATATCAACACCATCAATTTCAAGTAATTATTAAACCTTCTCCTGATAATATTCAAGAACTTTACTTAGATTCTTTACGTGCGCTAGGAATTGACCCACTTCAACATGATATTCGCTTTGTTGAAGATAACTGGGAAAATCCATCACTTGGTTGTGCAGGTCTTGGTTGGGAAGTATGGCTTGATGGAATGGAAATCACCCAGTTTACTTATTTTCAACAAGTAGGTGGATTAGAATGTAAGCCCGTATCTGTAGAAATAACTTATGGAATTGAACGTCTAGCTTCTTATATACAAGATAAAGAGAATGTGTTTGATCTTGAATGGACAGAAGGGTTTACGGTGCGCGATATTTTTGGACAACCAGAATATGAACATTCGAAATACGCATTCGAAACATCTGATAGTGAAATGCTCTTTCATTTATTTCATGTGTATGAAAAAGAAGCCCATCGGCAAATGGATGAAGGTCTTGTTCACCCAGCCTATGATTATGTGTTGAAATGCTCGCATGTATTCAATTTACTTGATGCAAAAGGAGAAATCTCTGTTACTGAACGGACTGCATATTTAGCTCGTTGTCGTAACTTAGCTAGAAAAATAGCAAGAACATTTTACGATGAACGTGAGAAGTTAGGATTCCCAATTTTAAATAAGAGAAAGGGGAATGACAATGAATAA
- the glyS gene encoding glycine--tRNA ligase subunit beta, translating to MNKKDLLLEIGLEEVPARFLLDASQQLADQIEQLFKEQNIGYGQVHVYSTPRRLAVYIEDVNEKQEDINEEVKGPAKKIAIDEAGNWTKAAQGFTRGQGKTVDDIYFKEVSGVEYVYVNKHIQGKNTVEILETLQDVITSLTFSKNMRWANFDLRYIRPIRWIIALYGKQVLNVQITNVKASNKSYGHRFLGDTVSIEEPKEYKSLLQSQYVLVDYEERKTSILNQIHQLEKEQNWVVPVDEKLLEEVTNLVEYPTVLFGTFEEEYLKLPKEVLITTMKEHQRYFPVQDQSGNLLNYFITVRNGDSQHIENVRKGNEKVIRARLQDAVFFYEEDQKLSIQDGLSKLERVIYHDEIGTYKEKVGRVKELSYYMLQQLHLSKEVEANTLRAAEICKFDLVTQMVDEFPELQGYIGENYALIHGENTHVAKAIYEHYLPKSADGIIPKTDPGAIVSIADKLDTICSFFAIGVIPSGSQDPYSLRRQATGVVQILINKGWNINFTLLLKESIDRTKTFSKRNEEEVLQDVLDFFKLRFKHLLTEKGIHFDIIDAVLEAPIADIKSLVTKAEILEDRKGSTTFKEEVEALSRVINIAKKATTISEVNPALFENESENALFEKYKEVSNKLRTVNDMEEYYRLLIGLKESINGYFDKTMVMTDQEEVRQNRLSLMKLISSTIKTFAHFSLLIVK from the coding sequence ATGAATAAAAAAGATTTATTGTTAGAAATTGGATTAGAAGAAGTACCCGCTCGCTTTCTATTAGATGCAAGCCAACAATTAGCTGACCAAATTGAGCAATTATTTAAAGAACAAAATATCGGCTATGGTCAAGTCCATGTTTATTCAACTCCAAGAAGACTAGCAGTTTATATTGAGGATGTTAATGAAAAACAAGAAGATATAAATGAAGAAGTAAAAGGCCCTGCAAAGAAAATTGCGATAGATGAAGCTGGTAACTGGACAAAGGCTGCACAAGGTTTTACGAGAGGGCAAGGAAAGACGGTAGATGATATTTATTTTAAAGAAGTAAGTGGTGTTGAATATGTATATGTGAATAAACATATTCAAGGTAAAAATACGGTAGAAATTTTGGAAACATTACAAGATGTAATTACAAGTTTAACCTTTTCTAAAAATATGCGCTGGGCAAACTTTGATCTTCGTTATATTCGGCCTATTCGCTGGATTATTGCGTTATATGGTAAACAAGTACTAAATGTTCAAATTACAAATGTAAAGGCAAGTAATAAGTCTTACGGACATCGATTTTTGGGGGATACCGTTTCAATTGAGGAGCCGAAAGAATACAAATCTTTATTACAATCGCAATATGTTTTAGTCGATTATGAAGAAAGAAAAACATCCATATTAAATCAAATTCATCAATTAGAGAAAGAACAAAACTGGGTCGTTCCAGTTGACGAAAAATTGTTGGAAGAAGTAACAAATCTTGTTGAGTATCCAACAGTTTTATTCGGTACTTTTGAAGAGGAATATTTAAAATTACCAAAAGAAGTATTAATTACTACAATGAAGGAACATCAACGTTATTTCCCGGTGCAAGACCAATCCGGAAATTTATTGAATTACTTTATAACCGTACGTAATGGGGATTCTCAACATATCGAAAATGTGCGTAAAGGTAATGAAAAAGTCATTCGTGCAAGACTACAAGATGCGGTTTTCTTTTACGAAGAAGATCAAAAATTATCAATTCAAGACGGTTTATCGAAGTTAGAAAGAGTTATTTATCATGATGAAATTGGTACTTATAAAGAAAAGGTAGGGCGGGTTAAAGAGCTATCTTATTATATGTTACAACAACTTCACCTTTCAAAAGAGGTAGAGGCTAACACATTAAGAGCTGCAGAGATATGTAAGTTTGACTTAGTAACACAAATGGTTGATGAATTCCCTGAATTGCAAGGATATATAGGTGAAAACTATGCCCTTATTCACGGGGAAAATACTCATGTGGCTAAAGCGATTTATGAACATTACCTGCCAAAAAGTGCGGACGGAATTATACCTAAAACAGATCCAGGCGCCATTGTGAGTATCGCGGATAAATTAGATACAATATGTTCATTCTTTGCTATCGGAGTGATTCCGAGTGGTTCTCAAGATCCTTATAGTTTAAGAAGGCAAGCAACAGGTGTCGTACAAATTTTAATAAATAAAGGTTGGAATATTAACTTCACATTGCTCTTAAAAGAAAGTATAGATAGAACAAAAACATTTTCAAAACGAAATGAGGAGGAAGTTCTTCAAGATGTATTAGACTTCTTTAAGTTACGGTTTAAACACTTACTTACAGAAAAGGGCATCCATTTTGATATTATTGATGCCGTATTAGAGGCACCAATTGCCGATATTAAATCACTAGTAACGAAAGCTGAGATTTTAGAAGATAGAAAAGGAAGTACGACATTTAAAGAAGAAGTTGAGGCTTTAAGTAGGGTTATTAATATTGCTAAAAAAGCAACAACAATATCTGAAGTTAATCCGGCATTATTTGAAAATGAATCAGAGAATGCTTTGTTTGAAAAATATAAAGAGGTTTCTAATAAGTTGCGAACAGTAAATGATATGGAAGAATACTATCGATTGTTGATAGGATTGAAAGAATCAATTAACGGTTACTTTGACAAGACGATGGTTATGACTGATCAAGAAGAAGTTCGCCAAAACCGTTTATCCTTAATGAAACTTATTTCAAGTACAATCAAAACATTTGCCCATTTTTCATTACTTATTGTAAAGTGA
- a CDS encoding helix-turn-helix transcriptional regulator, translating to MSKIELSKRQEKIIQIVRENGPITGEHIAEKLNLTRATLRPDLAILTMAGFLDARPRVGYFYTGKSSTQLLSESIKKIKVNDFKSIPVVVNENVTVYDAIVTMFLEDVGTLFIVDNDNLLVGALSRKDCLRASIGKQDLNSVPVHIIMTRMPNITMCKGDDLLIHVAEKLIEKQIDALPIVRDKDKGYEVVGRVTKSNITKAFVTLFNDE from the coding sequence GTGAGTAAAATAGAACTTAGTAAACGACAAGAAAAAATTATTCAAATTGTAAGGGAAAACGGTCCGATTACGGGGGAACATATTGCAGAAAAGTTAAATTTAACACGTGCAACATTGCGACCAGATTTAGCTATTTTAACAATGGCAGGATTTTTAGATGCAAGGCCGCGGGTTGGATACTTTTATACAGGAAAAAGTAGTACACAACTATTATCTGAAAGTATCAAAAAAATAAAAGTGAATGATTTTAAATCGATTCCTGTCGTTGTTAATGAGAATGTAACGGTTTATGATGCCATTGTTACAATGTTTTTAGAAGATGTTGGGACACTTTTTATAGTCGATAATGATAACTTGTTAGTTGGCGCATTATCTAGAAAAGACTGCTTACGTGCTAGCATTGGTAAGCAGGATTTGAACTCTGTCCCAGTGCACATCATTATGACAAGAATGCCAAATATTACGATGTGTAAAGGTGATGACTTGTTAATTCACGTAGCAGAGAAGTTAATTGAAAAACAAATCGATGCCTTGCCTATTGTAAGAGATAAGGATAAAGGGTATGAAGTCGTCGGTAGAGTGACGAAATCAAATATTACAAAGGCATTTGTCACCCTCTTTAACGACGAGTAG
- a CDS encoding pyruvate, water dikinase regulatory protein: MTRPPIYIVSDSVGETVELVTKAAMSQFNGARVDLQRIPFVEDHTTIDEVISLAKLNQGIIVFTLVKPDMRKYLTERANQENIFAFDVLGPLIDQFEEISGVTAKYEPGLVRKLDEDYFKKIEAIEFAVKYDDGKDPNGLLKADIVLIGVSRTSKTPLSQFLALKRYKVANVPIVPEVEPPEELFQIDGRKCIALKISPDQLNHIRKERLIALGLDAKANYAKEERIKQELEYFEQIVNRIGCHMIDVTNKAVEETANMIVNYLKKIG; this comes from the coding sequence ATGACGAGACCTCCTATATATATAGTATCTGACTCGGTAGGAGAAACGGTCGAATTAGTTACAAAAGCTGCGATGAGCCAGTTCAATGGTGCAAGAGTAGATTTACAAAGAATACCGTTTGTTGAAGATCACACGACCATTGACGAGGTTATTTCGCTTGCTAAATTAAATCAAGGAATTATTGTTTTTACACTTGTTAAGCCTGATATGAGAAAGTATTTAACAGAAAGAGCGAATCAAGAAAATATTTTCGCTTTTGATGTATTAGGTCCACTCATTGATCAATTTGAGGAAATATCTGGTGTGACTGCAAAATATGAGCCTGGTCTTGTACGTAAATTAGATGAAGATTACTTTAAAAAAATTGAAGCAATTGAGTTTGCTGTTAAATATGATGACGGTAAAGATCCAAATGGTCTTTTAAAAGCAGATATTGTGTTAATCGGTGTGTCTAGAACGTCAAAAACTCCGTTGTCCCAGTTTCTTGCGTTAAAACGGTATAAAGTAGCGAATGTTCCGATTGTACCAGAAGTTGAACCGCCTGAAGAATTATTTCAAATAGATGGTAGAAAGTGTATTGCTCTTAAAATTAGTCCTGACCAGTTAAATCATATTCGTAAAGAACGGTTAATCGCACTAGGCCTTGATGCAAAGGCCAATTATGCGAAAGAGGAAAGAATAAAACAAGAGCTTGAATACTTTGAACAGATTGTTAATCGCATTGGTTGTCATATGATTGACGTAACAAATAAAGCAGTAGAAGAGACTGCAAATATGATTGTTAATTACCTAAAGAAAATAGGTTAA
- the dnaG gene encoding DNA primase: MGERIPKEIINEISQSVDIVDVISEYVHLKKQGRNYFGLCPFHDEKSPSFSVSVDKQIFYCFGCHAGGNVFSFLMDLEGISFQDAAIKLAERANIPLHIEKLKTNNVDGPKTDHEKMIEAHELLRQFYHHLLVNTNKGQEALEYLTKRDFTREMIDHFQIGYCLNDWDTSLKFLKSRGFHEELLEQAGLIIRSEANNRYFDRFRGRIIFPIYDNKGNTIAFSGRVIHEGEPKYLNSPETPIFHKGKVLYNFHKARPAIRKKQEVIIFEGFADCISAFGAGVDNGIGTMGTALTEEHIHLIKRNTDRVILCFDADKAGQNATFKAGELLQEAGCLVQVAVIPDAKDPDEYIRVHGNAFVNKVIGTSLTFMAFKMKYYRQGKNLQNEGDRLIYIEQVLKDIAAMENAIERDVYLRQIAEEFSISLDALKQQQRKLYYAHRKKTNNQPQLKHTPVIIQTEKKLREAFENAERMLIAQMLKSISFANRVQKALQNYTFNLDEHQAIVTYLYAYYEEGNEPDLTQFLSFVKDKYLRDLIAEIGMIPTNDDISDKEFTDYIKHVIKQHKLLKIKEKEKASKEAELEKNYKKAAELVNEIILLKKSL; this comes from the coding sequence ATGGGAGAACGGATTCCAAAAGAAATAATTAATGAAATTAGCCAATCTGTCGATATAGTGGATGTGATTAGTGAATATGTTCATCTAAAAAAACAGGGGAGAAATTATTTTGGTCTTTGCCCTTTTCATGATGAAAAATCACCATCGTTCTCCGTATCTGTTGATAAGCAAATTTTCTACTGTTTTGGCTGTCATGCTGGCGGGAATGTTTTTTCTTTCTTAATGGACCTTGAAGGTATTTCCTTTCAGGACGCTGCTATAAAATTAGCAGAGCGTGCGAATATTCCGTTACATATAGAAAAATTAAAAACAAATAATGTTGATGGTCCAAAAACAGATCATGAAAAAATGATTGAAGCCCATGAGCTACTAAGACAATTTTACCACCATTTATTAGTAAATACGAATAAGGGGCAAGAAGCTCTAGAATATTTAACAAAACGAGATTTTACTCGTGAAATGATTGACCACTTCCAAATTGGCTATTGTTTAAATGATTGGGATACCAGTTTGAAGTTTTTAAAATCAAGGGGGTTTCATGAGGAACTGCTGGAACAAGCAGGGTTAATTATTAGGAGTGAAGCGAATAATCGATATTTTGATCGGTTTCGCGGTAGAATCATTTTTCCAATTTATGACAATAAGGGAAATACAATCGCATTTTCTGGTCGTGTCATTCATGAGGGGGAACCTAAATATTTAAATAGTCCTGAAACACCAATATTCCATAAGGGAAAGGTATTATACAATTTCCATAAAGCAAGGCCTGCTATACGTAAGAAACAAGAAGTAATCATATTTGAAGGTTTTGCTGACTGTATATCTGCATTTGGTGCAGGTGTTGATAATGGAATTGGTACGATGGGGACGGCATTAACTGAAGAACATATTCATTTAATTAAGCGCAACACTGACCGGGTTATATTATGTTTTGATGCAGATAAAGCGGGCCAAAATGCAACGTTTAAAGCCGGGGAATTATTGCAAGAAGCGGGTTGTCTTGTTCAAGTGGCGGTTATTCCAGATGCGAAAGATCCAGATGAATACATTCGTGTTCATGGAAATGCATTTGTAAATAAAGTTATTGGGACAAGTTTGACATTCATGGCGTTTAAAATGAAATATTACCGTCAAGGCAAAAATCTTCAAAATGAAGGAGATCGTCTCATATATATCGAACAAGTATTAAAAGATATAGCTGCGATGGAAAATGCCATTGAACGAGATGTTTATTTACGTCAGATAGCTGAAGAATTCTCGATATCTTTAGATGCATTAAAACAACAACAGCGTAAATTATATTATGCTCACAGAAAGAAAACAAATAACCAACCACAACTAAAACATACACCTGTAATTATTCAAACTGAAAAGAAACTTAGGGAAGCTTTTGAAAACGCAGAGAGAATGTTAATCGCACAGATGCTGAAAAGTATTTCGTTTGCGAACCGCGTCCAAAAAGCTTTACAAAATTATACGTTTAATCTCGATGAACATCAAGCGATTGTAACCTACCTTTATGCATACTATGAAGAAGGAAATGAACCGGATTTAACACAATTTTTAAGTTTTGTTAAAGATAAGTACTTACGGGATTTAATCGCAGAAATTGGCATGATTCCAACGAATGATGATATTTCTGATAAAGAATTTACTGATTATATAAAGCATGTCATTAAACAGCATAAATTGCTCAAAATAAAGGAAAAAGAAAAAGCAAGTAAAGAAGCTGAATTGGAGAAAAATTATAAAAAGGCAGCAGAGCTTGTGAATGAAATAATCCTTTTAAAAAAATCGCTTTAA
- the rpoD gene encoding RNA polymerase sigma factor RpoD: MAEKSARSKEESELTLDQVKDKLMELGKKRGSLSYDTIAKNLAQYELDAENMDDFYEQLTEQGVQLVEEAEEEDSDQPDDNELEGEEEFDLNDLSVPPGVKINDPVRMYLKEIGRVDLLSPEEEIELAERIAQGDEEAKRRLAEANLRLVVSIAKRYVGRGMLFLDLIQEGNMGLIKAVEKFDYKKGFKFSTYATWWIRQAITRAIADQARTIRIPVHMVETINKLIRVQRQLLQDLGREPTPEEIAEEMDLTPEKVREILKIAQEPVSLETPIGEEDDSHLGDFIEDQDATSPSDHAAYEMLKEQLEDVLDTLTDREENVLRLRFGLDDGRTRTLEEVGKVFGVTRERIRQIEAKALRKLRHPSRSKRLKDFLE; this comes from the coding sequence ATGGCTGAAAAATCAGCACGTTCCAAAGAAGAATCTGAACTTACTTTAGATCAGGTTAAAGACAAATTAATGGAGTTAGGAAAGAAAAGGGGATCTCTTTCTTACGATACAATCGCAAAAAATTTAGCTCAGTATGAATTAGACGCAGAGAATATGGATGATTTCTATGAGCAACTAACAGAACAAGGTGTTCAATTAGTTGAAGAAGCAGAAGAAGAAGATAGTGATCAACCTGATGATAATGAACTAGAAGGTGAAGAGGAATTTGATTTAAATGATTTAAGTGTTCCTCCTGGTGTTAAAATAAATGACCCTGTTCGAATGTATCTAAAAGAAATTGGTCGGGTAGATTTATTATCTCCTGAAGAAGAAATTGAATTAGCAGAAAGAATCGCCCAAGGTGACGAAGAAGCAAAGCGTAGATTGGCTGAAGCAAACTTACGTCTTGTTGTTAGTATTGCAAAAAGGTATGTAGGTAGGGGAATGTTATTTCTTGATTTAATTCAAGAAGGAAATATGGGTCTAATTAAAGCTGTTGAAAAGTTTGACTACAAAAAAGGATTTAAATTTAGTACGTATGCTACTTGGTGGATCCGTCAAGCGATTACGAGGGCAATTGCAGACCAAGCAAGAACCATTCGAATTCCTGTTCATATGGTCGAAACAATTAATAAATTAATTCGTGTTCAGCGGCAATTACTGCAAGACTTGGGAAGAGAACCGACGCCTGAAGAAATTGCCGAAGAGATGGATTTAACTCCTGAAAAGGTAAGAGAAATTTTAAAAATTGCGCAAGAACCTGTATCTCTTGAAACACCAATTGGTGAAGAAGATGATTCTCATCTAGGCGATTTTATTGAAGACCAAGACGCTACTTCACCATCAGACCACGCAGCATATGAAATGTTAAAGGAACAACTAGAAGATGTACTAGATACACTAACTGACCGTGAAGAAAATGTATTACGTCTCCGCTTTGGACTTGACGATGGACGAACTCGAACATTAGAAGAAGTGGGTAAAGTTTTTGGTGTTACCCGTGAACGGATTCGTCAAATCGAAGCAAAAGCTCTCCGAAAACTAAGGCATCCTAGTCGCAGTAAACGGCTCAAAGACTTTCTTGAGTAA